A genomic window from Bradyrhizobium lupini includes:
- a CDS encoding pyridoxal phosphate-dependent aminotransferase: protein MLAQRMSSLSRWATTAAGDSVTIAGAAGHQIIDLATGDVAIAPPSSVRDGAIIAVSTGMDRYTDPIGLASLRQAVAERLSAESGIDWNTEDIVITSGAKEALLEVLFAVLNPGDEVIIIRPCWPTFPAQVLLAGAMPVFVDARGPRYIPDVTAIRAAVTPRTKAIIINSPNNPTGAVYDRTTLQRIGELAINTQLWIISDESYSNFVFSVVRRHVSIVSAHPSVRSRTIVLKAFAKELSITGWRLGYFAAPTEIVFAARELQSHTTATPNVVAQLAVLHHLQISDGSFERNLHQRLAAARNTGLHILSDLRDVAPPRADGSFFFYLDLSRLLSALSIDGPIRCANDVARLLLEEANVGCVAGGAFGDANGLRVSFSAPPDLLEIGLKRIVETLNSLRTRQSIA from the coding sequence ATGTTGGCGCAACGGATGTCGTCCCTTTCACGTTGGGCCACTACGGCCGCCGGCGACTCGGTCACGATTGCCGGCGCGGCTGGACACCAAATCATTGATCTGGCGACTGGCGACGTCGCCATCGCTCCTCCTTCATCCGTACGCGATGGAGCCATCATTGCCGTGAGTACTGGAATGGACCGATATACCGATCCGATTGGTCTCGCATCGCTCCGCCAGGCTGTCGCCGAAAGGCTCTCAGCGGAGAGTGGCATTGATTGGAATACGGAAGACATTGTAATCACCTCTGGCGCAAAAGAAGCACTACTTGAGGTGCTCTTTGCGGTGCTCAACCCAGGTGATGAGGTCATCATAATTCGTCCCTGCTGGCCAACATTCCCGGCCCAAGTTCTTCTCGCCGGGGCAATGCCCGTTTTCGTTGATGCTCGCGGCCCGAGATACATTCCAGATGTAACCGCAATCCGCGCCGCTGTCACACCGCGCACGAAAGCCATAATAATCAACTCACCTAATAACCCGACCGGCGCAGTCTATGACCGAACGACGCTTCAAAGGATCGGCGAGCTTGCGATTAATACTCAGCTCTGGATCATTTCGGACGAAAGCTATTCTAATTTCGTGTTCAGCGTTGTGCGCCGCCATGTGTCGATCGTCAGCGCGCACCCTAGCGTGCGTTCACGAACAATCGTACTAAAGGCATTCGCGAAAGAACTGTCCATTACCGGGTGGCGCTTGGGCTATTTTGCCGCGCCCACGGAGATCGTTTTCGCGGCCAGAGAACTGCAGAGCCATACAACAGCAACTCCAAATGTGGTTGCGCAGCTCGCGGTTTTGCACCACCTTCAAATCAGTGACGGCAGCTTTGAACGGAATTTGCATCAGCGCCTGGCTGCTGCTCGCAACACTGGTCTTCACATCCTCTCTGATCTGCGCGACGTGGCGCCGCCTCGTGCCGATGGATCATTCTTCTTCTATTTAGATCTGAGTAGGCTCCTCTCCGCGCTATCAATTGACGGCCCCATTCGATGCGCCAATGATGTTGCGCGATTGCTCCTAGAAGAAGCGAATGTGGGATGCGTTGCCGGCGGCGCCTTCGGCGATGCGAACGGCCTACGCGTCTCCTTCAGCGCACCACCAGATCTATTGGAGATAGGACTAAAACGCATCGTTGAAACACTGAACAGTCTAAGAACCAGACAAAGCATCGCTTGA